GACGGGAATATGCTGGATTTCAAACGAACCGGGCTGCGCAAACGCATTGACCCAGAGGATGCCGAAGGATAAAACAAACAAAAGATGAAAGTCGATTGTCTGTTGTTTATTGTCTGTTGCGAAAAACGCGAACTGTTGAACACTCTTTTTTTGCTGAGGAGATATCCAGATGATACCCAATGTCAGCAAATATGTTCCACCGGTCAGCCAGTATATACCTCTCGTGAGCGCGGTGTTCCCGCAAACGCTGAGCAGAAGATTCGGCGTTAAACAGACTTGGACAGAATACAGAGATACATCAAGGAGGCGGACCAGAGAACCGGTTGAAATAGGGTTCTTGCATTTCATGGCATGGTTTCTAACCCTGCCGGCGACGTTGCCATTCTTCCCGGCAAGAGGGATTGCATGGATCGCGGCGTCCCTTGATCAACAGGCTTCAGATGAGCAGGATAT
The Syntrophales bacterium genome window above contains:
- a CDS encoding gas vesicle protein GvpG; amino-acid sequence: MIPNVSKYVPPVSQYIPLVSAVFPQTLSRRFGVKQTWTEYRDTSRRRTREPVEIGFLHFMAWFLTLPATLPFFPARGIAWIAASLDQQASDEQDMELRLKDERLSMEMRLEMGEITEEEFENQAGEIDRKLEEIRGPSE